Genomic DNA from Desulfovibrio sp. UCD-KL4C:
GCTGAAACTAAAAGGCATACTGTTAAGGTAAGTATAGTTAACGCGGTACGTTGTTCAGTTTTTTTCATTTCAGGATTCCTCCGAAATGTGTCTGTTTTTTATTGCATCTTCAAATAAAATAAAATTCCGCTCTATTTGGAGTCGTGGGTCAAATTCTCCGTCGGAAAGATGAAACAGAAATGAAGGTGGGACCACAGTTCCTAAAAACATAAAGACTATGTCTTCCGGTTTTATGTCCGTTCTTATTTCACCTTTTTGCTGACCCTTTCGGGCAATCATTGTCATGGTCTCACGATATTCCGCCATGATACTTAGAAATCCTTTTCGCTTTAAAGAGTCTTTGTTTGCTCCCTGATTCGAAAAAAGAAGTCGCGGAATCCCAGGATATTTATAAATAAAATCTCCATGTTTCAGAGCAATATTTTTTAAAATAGCAATAGAGTTGGTTTCTTCTTTTGCTGCATTTACTGTGTTTTCTTTTATTTTATTTCTTACAAGTTGTCGTAAGCCTTCAAATATTTCATCTTTATTTTTATAGTGCCTATATAGTGCGGATGGAACAATCTTACATGCTTTTGCAACATTTTCTACTGTAATCGCTGAAATGTCTGTAGCAGCGAGTTTTAATGCAGCTTCCGCGATTTGTTCTCGGCGTGAATTTCGATCCATTCTTTTTTTCAAAGATTGCTCCTATTATGTGAAAGTGAATTCACTTTAACATCGGTAAATAAAATTCGTCAACTTAAATGTCTTTTAGTGGTTAAAATTAAAACGCCCCTTACTCAGAAGAGCAAGGGGCGTTTTAATTTTAATTTAAGGAGTGAGATCAGTTAGCGACTGGTTTACCTATAAAGCGTATTGTTGCGAGTATGGCCAAAATAGACACCGGAAGTATTATGGATATTGGCATTCCGAGGCCTGCGGGAATATAGCCGAATAGGATAGATATAAGTGCGACCGGAATTGCATAAAACAACTGGGTTTTTGTGTGGTCTATATGATCACACGCTGCTCCCATTGATGACAGGATTGTTGTATCTGAAATTGGAGAGCAGTGGTCTCCAAAGATTGCTCCGGTGAGAACAGAACCGATGTTTAAGATTACGTAACCTTGCTCAGGGCTTAGCGCATATGCCAGTGGAATACACAGCGGCATTAATATTCCCATCGTTCCGTAAGAAGTTCCTGTAGCAAATGAGATGATTGAACCCATTATGAAAATGATTGAAGGTAACAGGAATATGGGGATAGTATCAGATAAAATATTTACCAAATATGCAGCTGTTCCGAGTTCTTTAATGATTCCGGAAAGGGACCATGCCAGAAGTAAAATTACTGCTGTTATATTTAGAGACTTTACTCCTTGAATCCATGTGGAAATTGCTTCATCTACTTTTAAAATTCTTTTACCGATAGCAATTGCAAGGGCGACGATTCCGGCGATCAAAGCTGCCTGAAATAAAACAACAGATGCATCAGATGCGCCGAAAGCTTCGCGAATTGCTCTGAAACATATTGGAGAATCGTTGAATAATTTAATTAGTTGGGCGTTGTCTCCGCCCATTATTGAATTGTAACCGTTAAAATAGAAGCCTAAAAATGCCGCTGCGATAAGAGTTCCGATTGGGATAATTGCATACCAGATGCTGGGGGTAATGTTGGGATTAGGTTGTAATTCAGTTGTTTCATCGGAAATCATAGGTTTAGCTGTGTCGCTTAATACTTTACCTGTGGTCCGCGCACGCTGTTCAGCTTTATACATTGGCCCAAATTCTCTCATGAACCAGATTGTTCCGAGGATAAAGACTAGAATTAAAATATTATAAAATCTGTAGGGAATAGTTTCTACAAACACGCCATAAGCGTTCATTGTGTAGCCGATGCCATGAAGTCCGTCACGAATAAGTCCAACTTCATATGCAACCCATGTTGAAATTAAAGCGATTCCCGCGATAGGGGCGGCTGTTGCATCAATAATGAATGCGAGTTTTTCTCTGGATACCTTCATTTTATCAGTAACAGGGCGCATTATAGGGCCGATAGTCAGTGAGTTAGCGTAATCGTCAAAGAAGATAAGCAAACCTAAGAACCAAGTTACAAGCTGTGAACTTTTAGGGCTTCTTGCTTTTTTAGCAAGAGCATCAGCAATTGCTTTTGCGCCGCCCATTTTGGAAACAAGGGCGATAAGCCCGCCGATAGCAAGGCATTGTAAAATGATACCTGCATTCCAAGGGCTGGCTAGAGAAGCAAGTATTTCATTAGAAAGTCTTAGGAATCCTGCGATAAAAGCGTCGTAGATATGGAATCCTTTTAACTCAAGCATAAATGCCCCAGAAAAAACACCCAAAAGAAGTGAAAGAACGACATTTTTAGTGATGAACGCAAGAATAATAGCAACCAAAGGTGGAATGAGGGTGAGTATCCCGAATTTTGCAGCATTGGTAGAAGCCAAGCTGGAGTCAGCAGCAAATGCTGGATGGCAAAACAGTAAAATAAAGGCAAAAATTAAAAAAATGGTCTTAAAATAACGCATACAAGGTTTCCTTTGTGAAATTTATTATCATTTCGTAAAAAACAGCGGTGTAGCAAATACAAGATATTTGCTGCAAAAGCAATCTTGTTGAAAAAAAGTCTTATTTTTAAATAAAAAAATTATGTAATAATAAGAAATTGATTCAGTAATTTGTAATGTATAAGATTACTTTTTAATTTTGTAAGAATAATATTGCTTGTTTATTTAAAGTATATACTCATACATGAATAGTGTTTGAGAGTTTTTAAACCATGTTAGTAGGTAATTTATGAATCAATATATTCGCGAACCCATGAACGGTTTAACTCATTTTATTGGATTTTGCCTTGCCATTTGGGGCCTTATAATGCTTCTCAAAGTTTCAACTAATCCTATTAATATTATGCATGTTGTTACTTTTTCTGTTTTCGGGGTTGGAATGATTCTATTGTATTTAGCAAGTACTCTTTATCATTGGCTTCCTCTTTCAGAAAACGGGACACGCTTCTTACGTAAAATTGATCATAGTATGATTTTTATTTATATAGCAGCTACTTATACTCCCATATGTCTTGTTGGATTGAAGGGCGTTTGGGGATGGTCTATTTTCGGATGTGTGTGGGCTATGGCCTTTGGTGGAATTATCACTAAATTTTTTTGGCTTGATGCTCCTCGTTGGCTTTCAACAGGATTT
This window encodes:
- a CDS encoding hemolysin III family protein; translation: MNQYIREPMNGLTHFIGFCLAIWGLIMLLKVSTNPINIMHVVTFSVFGVGMILLYLASTLYHWLPLSENGTRFLRKIDHSMIFIYIAATYTPICLVGLKGVWGWSIFGCVWAMAFGGIITKFFWLDAPRWLSTGFYLAMGWAAIVGIWPLIESLQVGALLWLLAGGLFYSIGAVIYALKHPDPWPRFLGFHEIFHLFVMAGSFCHFWAIYKYISVML
- a CDS encoding Na+/H+ antiporter NhaC family protein: MRYFKTIFLIFAFILLFCHPAFAADSSLASTNAAKFGILTLIPPLVAIILAFITKNVVLSLLLGVFSGAFMLELKGFHIYDAFIAGFLRLSNEILASLASPWNAGIILQCLAIGGLIALVSKMGGAKAIADALAKKARSPKSSQLVTWFLGLLIFFDDYANSLTIGPIMRPVTDKMKVSREKLAFIIDATAAPIAGIALISTWVAYEVGLIRDGLHGIGYTMNAYGVFVETIPYRFYNILILVFILGTIWFMREFGPMYKAEQRARTTGKVLSDTAKPMISDETTELQPNPNITPSIWYAIIPIGTLIAAAFLGFYFNGYNSIMGGDNAQLIKLFNDSPICFRAIREAFGASDASVVLFQAALIAGIVALAIAIGKRILKVDEAISTWIQGVKSLNITAVILLLAWSLSGIIKELGTAAYLVNILSDTIPIFLLPSIIFIMGSIISFATGTSYGTMGILMPLCIPLAYALSPEQGYVILNIGSVLTGAIFGDHCSPISDTTILSSMGAACDHIDHTKTQLFYAIPVALISILFGYIPAGLGMPISIILPVSILAILATIRFIGKPVAN
- a CDS encoding TetR/AcrR family transcriptional regulator; its protein translation is MKKRMDRNSRREQIAEAALKLAATDISAITVENVAKACKIVPSALYRHYKNKDEIFEGLRQLVRNKIKENTVNAAKEETNSIAILKNIALKHGDFIYKYPGIPRLLFSNQGANKDSLKRKGFLSIMAEYRETMTMIARKGQQKGEIRTDIKPEDIVFMFLGTVVPPSFLFHLSDGEFDPRLQIERNFILFEDAIKNRHISEES